AGGAACATATGAAGATTTCATGGAGGTATAAAATGTACCGCAAACTTTTATTAATCGTATTTTTAATTATTGTTTTGTCGGGATGCACTAAAGAACCGGATACCATCAGGATCGGCGTTGCAGGTCCGATGACGGGAGATCAGGCAAAAATGGGCATGGATTTCAGAAACGGCGTAACCCTTGCGATGGAAGAATGGAATAGTCAGGGCGGAATTTTGGGCAAGACGATTGAACTTCTTATTGAGGACGACCAGAGGGACCCTAAACAGGCAGTGTCAATTGCCAACAAGCTTGTCAATCAGAAGGTTATCGGTATTATAGGACATTTTAACAGCAGCTGCTCCATCCCGGCATCTGATATTTATGACCGTGCCGGCATACCCATGATAACGCCTGCCTCAACAAACCCACAATTTACCGACAGGGGCTATGCAGGCGTTTTCAGGGTCTGCGGCAGAGACGACCAGCAGGGCAAGGTTGCAGCTGAATTTATTGTGTCAAAACTTAAAATCAAGAAGATTGCGGTCATACATGATAAAACTACATACGGTCAGGGATTGGCTGACGAACTTAAAAAATTTTTAGGCGATATGGCAGAGGTTGTTTATTACGGCGGCGTTGTTCAGGGTGATAAAGACTTTAAGGCAGTGCTTACTGCAATTAAAAATGCAAAGCCTGAACTTGTATTTTTCGGCGGCATCTATCCTGAGGCCGGACTGCTTGTCAAACAGGCAAAGGAGATAGGGTTAAAGACTCCGTTTATGAGTGGAGACGGCGTTATTGACCCCCAGTTCATAGAAATAGCCGGTAATAAAGCCGCAGAGGGAACATATCTGACTTTCAGCCCTGACCCCGGCAAGATTCCGTCGGCGAAGATGTTTATTGACAAATACCGGCAGAGATTCGGGGAACCGGGCCCGTATTCAATTTATGCATATGACGCAATGAATATACTTCTTACTGCCATAGAAAACGCCGAGACGACAGACGGCAAAAAGGTTATTGCAAATCTTCATTCAAATGAATTCAGCGGCGCGCTCGACAAAATAAAATTTGACGCCAAAGGCGATGTCACAGCTGCGCCGTACGTTGTCTGGATTACAAAAGATGGGACATTTACGGAATACTGGAAACCCCAGCAGTAAAGACAATTACATAGTATTTACAATTATATCCTTCAGCGCCCTTTTGGGCACATGGTGAATGCCTTTTTTATCACGCCAGTATTTAATGCTGCCGTCGGCTCCGACAGGTTCAATTACCGCTTTTTCTCCGGGTTTGCCGAGGGCGATGACAAAAAGTATTTCAAGATGCCCCGCTATTTTAAATGAGGCCCTGAGCCGTTCACGTTCAACAGAGGCAATGATGCATCCTCCAAGCCCCTTTTCTGCTGCGCCGAGCAAGATACTCTGTGCCGCAATTCCGGCATCATAGCCAAAGGCTTTACTGATATTTGTATCCCCCATGACAACCACATATCCGGGAGGCATTTCTCCGGCGCCCGGCCCTCCCCAGTCTTTCAGGT
The DNA window shown above is from Nitrospirota bacterium and carries:
- a CDS encoding branched-chain amino acid ABC transporter substrate-binding protein — encoded protein: MKISWRYKMYRKLLLIVFLIIVLSGCTKEPDTIRIGVAGPMTGDQAKMGMDFRNGVTLAMEEWNSQGGILGKTIELLIEDDQRDPKQAVSIANKLVNQKVIGIIGHFNSSCSIPASDIYDRAGIPMITPASTNPQFTDRGYAGVFRVCGRDDQQGKVAAEFIVSKLKIKKIAVIHDKTTYGQGLADELKKFLGDMAEVVYYGGVVQGDKDFKAVLTAIKNAKPELVFFGGIYPEAGLLVKQAKEIGLKTPFMSGDGVIDPQFIEIAGNKAAEGTYLTFSPDPGKIPSAKMFIDKYRQRFGEPGPYSIYAYDAMNILLTAIENAETTDGKKVIANLHSNEFSGALDKIKFDAKGDVTAAPYVVWITKDGTFTEYWKPQQ
- a CDS encoding nitroreductase family protein; the encoded protein is MKKNSLIKKLILKNRSCRRFYEKEKISLKTLKELIELARLSASSANLQPLKYILSSSQEDNQKIFPCLKWAGYLKDWGGPGAGEMPPGYVVVMGDTNISKAFGYDAGIAAQSILLGAAEKGLGGCIIASVERERLRASFKIAGHLEILFVIALGKPGEKAVIEPVGADGSIKYWRDKKGIHHVPKRALKDIIVNTM